Proteins encoded by one window of Streptomyces sp. NBC_01571:
- a CDS encoding DUF427 domain-containing protein, protein MAEESVLHPRLIAPIGHVEPVPRRIRGLIGGRTVFDTRRALYVWEWLAYPQFSIPVEDMVEGVLTDDDHVEVLGAGPARRHSLRTGSEVREGTAWVWDEDAPEPLRGTVRFEWKALDSWFEEDEPVFVHPRSPYSRVDALRSSSSVRVELDGVVLADAPNCVKLFETGLPTRYYIDREHVDWTRLRRSDTVTHCPYKGTTSSYWSFDSDVATHDDIAWMYDFPTIQANRIAGLTAFYNEHVDLYVDGTPLPRPTGP, encoded by the coding sequence ATGGCTGAAGAAAGCGTGCTGCACCCGCGCCTGATCGCCCCGATCGGACACGTGGAGCCCGTACCGCGGCGCATCCGCGGGCTGATCGGTGGCCGCACCGTCTTCGACACCCGACGTGCCCTGTACGTGTGGGAGTGGCTTGCCTATCCCCAGTTCAGCATCCCGGTCGAGGACATGGTCGAGGGTGTGCTGACGGACGACGACCACGTCGAGGTGCTGGGCGCCGGGCCCGCACGGCGCCACTCCCTGCGTACCGGGTCCGAGGTCCGCGAGGGCACGGCTTGGGTCTGGGACGAGGACGCTCCGGAGCCCCTGCGCGGCACCGTCCGCTTCGAATGGAAGGCGCTGGACTCCTGGTTCGAGGAGGACGAGCCGGTCTTCGTCCACCCGCGCAGCCCCTACTCCCGGGTGGACGCGCTGCGCTCGTCCAGCAGTGTCCGCGTGGAGTTGGACGGCGTCGTACTGGCGGACGCGCCGAACTGCGTGAAGCTGTTCGAGACCGGTCTGCCGACCCGGTACTACATCGACCGCGAGCACGTCGACTGGACCCGGCTGCGCCGATCCGACACGGTGACCCACTGCCCGTACAAGGGAACCACCAGCAGCTACTGGTCGTTCGACAGCGACGTCGCCACCCACGACGACATCGCCTGGATGTACGACTTCCCCACGATTCAGGCCAACCGCATCGCGGGCCTGACGGCGTTCTACAACGAACACGTCGACCTGTACGTCGACGGCACACCGTTGCCGCGGCCCACCGGGCCGTAG
- a CDS encoding SDR family oxidoreductase, giving the protein MKVVVIGGTGLIGSKLVSKLAEHGHEAVPASPNSGVNTLTGEGVAEVLRGAQVVVDVSNSPSFADDDVMEFFRTSTTNLLKAEKEAGVTHHVALSVVGTERLQESGYFRAKQVQEELIKESGIPYSIVHATQFFEFMKGIAESATQGHTVHLAPVGIRPVYSDDVAAAVGATAVGTPVDGVVEVAGPDTFRLDELIGKGLAAKNDPRTVVADPKAPYFGAQLQDTTLLPGPDVRLGKVRFADWVAQQQ; this is encoded by the coding sequence ATGAAGGTTGTAGTCATTGGCGGAACCGGACTCATAGGCTCGAAGCTGGTGAGCAAGCTCGCCGAGCACGGCCACGAGGCGGTGCCGGCCTCTCCCAACAGCGGTGTGAACACGCTGACGGGTGAGGGCGTGGCCGAGGTCCTGCGCGGAGCCCAGGTGGTGGTGGACGTCTCCAACTCCCCCTCCTTCGCGGACGACGACGTCATGGAGTTCTTCCGTACCTCGACCACGAACCTCCTGAAGGCCGAGAAGGAGGCCGGTGTGACCCACCATGTCGCGCTGTCCGTGGTCGGCACCGAACGCCTGCAGGAGAGCGGCTACTTCCGTGCCAAGCAGGTACAGGAGGAGCTGATCAAGGAGTCGGGGATTCCCTACTCCATCGTTCACGCCACGCAGTTCTTCGAGTTCATGAAGGGCATCGCGGAGTCGGCCACCCAGGGCCACACCGTGCATCTCGCCCCGGTCGGGATCCGGCCCGTCTACTCCGACGACGTCGCCGCCGCGGTGGGCGCCACCGCCGTCGGCACACCGGTCGACGGCGTGGTCGAGGTGGCCGGCCCCGACACGTTCCGGCTGGACGAGCTGATCGGCAAGGGCCTCGCCGCCAAGAACGACCCCCGCACGGTCGTGGCGGACCCCAAGGCTCCCTACTTCGGGGCCCAGCTGCAGGACACCACCCTGCTCCCCGGCCCCGACGTCCGTCTCGGCAAGGTGCGTTTCGCCGACTGGGTCGCCCAGCAGCAGTAG
- a CDS encoding cupin domain-containing protein: MLQDASPITVPEGASAMTIHVEWEPGDPGTPPHRHSGPAFGYVIEGAVRFELEGEPERVIEAGGTFWEPGGDAIHYQDGNALADAGTRFVVTMLCAPGRPMLELVDEEELAQRAHLRAPRPTA, from the coding sequence ATGCTGCAGGACGCGTCACCGATCACCGTCCCCGAAGGTGCCTCGGCGATGACGATCCACGTCGAATGGGAGCCCGGCGACCCGGGAACCCCTCCGCACCGCCACTCGGGCCCGGCGTTCGGGTACGTCATCGAGGGGGCGGTCCGCTTCGAGCTCGAAGGTGAGCCCGAGCGCGTCATCGAAGCCGGCGGTACGTTCTGGGAGCCGGGCGGCGACGCCATCCACTACCAGGACGGCAACGCGCTGGCCGACGCCGGCACCCGCTTCGTGGTGACCATGCTGTGCGCGCCGGGCAGGCCCATGCTCGAACTGGTCGACGAGGAAGAGCTCGCCCAGCGCGCCCACCTGCGGGCCCCCCGCCCCACTGCCTGA
- a CDS encoding DUF5134 domain-containing protein, producing MSASDAIYCMLTPLFVAAAVHGLRHDVLSRRSGWRSRVDRLLHTAMALVMAVMPWFDLGRGLPEGAQTAFFAAAALWYPLTAVSGRQESEPAAAATRLPYAVGMAAMGWMTRPGAAEPHEALGGAPVPAHHSAHPVGQMKGDETVTAVLALYLLTHALRLLTRDMPTLRAAGSSDISTDRELYGRFWEGTTALGTAVMLLLMVH from the coding sequence ATGAGTGCCTCCGATGCCATCTACTGCATGCTGACACCGCTCTTCGTGGCCGCGGCCGTCCACGGGCTGCGGCACGATGTCCTGTCACGGCGTTCGGGGTGGCGCAGCCGCGTCGACCGTCTTCTGCACACCGCCATGGCCCTGGTCATGGCGGTGATGCCGTGGTTTGACCTGGGCCGCGGGTTGCCCGAAGGGGCGCAGACGGCCTTCTTCGCCGCCGCCGCGCTGTGGTACCCGTTGACCGCGGTGAGCGGCCGCCAGGAGTCCGAGCCGGCCGCAGCCGCCACGCGGCTTCCGTACGCGGTCGGCATGGCCGCGATGGGCTGGATGACCCGTCCCGGGGCGGCCGAGCCGCACGAGGCCCTGGGCGGAGCGCCGGTGCCGGCGCATCACTCGGCGCACCCCGTAGGGCAGATGAAGGGCGACGAGACGGTCACCGCAGTACTCGCTCTGTATCTCCTCACCCATGCGCTGAGGTTGCTGACCCGGGACATGCCCACACTGCGCGCAGCCGGGAGCAGCGACATCTCCACCGACAGGGAGCTGTACGGCCGCTTCTGGGAAGGAACGACGGCCCTCGGGACGGCCGTCATGCTGCTGCTCATGGTCCACTGA
- a CDS encoding RNA polymerase sigma-70 factor, with translation MHAGDDADSLDRATRDFVAARPQLFGIAYRVLGSAVEAEDIVQEAWLRWQSTDRTDIREPAAFLATVTARLAINLAQSARVRRETYIGPWLPEPVDTSLDPQLGAERAEALDLAVLFLLEKLNPVERAAYVLREAFAYPYGQIADILETSEANTRQLVSRARKHLSAERKEPVSPDAHRRLLEVFLVAAQTGSLSALEEVLSADVVSYADGGGIRGASKIPVVGRPHVSKYLVAFAPRFWPGTDIRWVESNGSPAVLVSSHGNPVVLLSVDASEHGIERIMWVMNPDKLGPYAASLGQ, from the coding sequence ATGCACGCCGGGGATGACGCAGACTCCCTCGACCGGGCGACGAGGGATTTCGTCGCGGCCCGTCCCCAGCTCTTCGGGATCGCGTACCGCGTGCTCGGCAGCGCCGTGGAGGCCGAGGACATCGTGCAGGAGGCCTGGCTGCGGTGGCAGAGCACCGACCGCACCGACATCCGCGAGCCGGCGGCCTTCCTGGCCACGGTCACCGCCCGCCTGGCCATCAACCTCGCGCAGTCCGCCAGGGTACGGCGTGAGACGTACATCGGGCCCTGGCTGCCGGAACCGGTAGACACCAGCCTCGACCCCCAACTGGGCGCGGAACGGGCCGAGGCACTCGACCTGGCCGTCCTCTTCCTCCTGGAGAAACTGAACCCGGTGGAACGGGCCGCCTACGTCCTGCGGGAAGCCTTCGCCTACCCGTACGGACAGATCGCCGACATCCTCGAGACCAGCGAGGCCAACACGCGACAACTGGTCAGCCGCGCCCGCAAACACCTCTCCGCGGAACGCAAGGAGCCCGTCAGTCCCGACGCCCACCGCAGGCTGCTGGAGGTCTTCCTCGTCGCGGCACAGACCGGCAGCCTCTCGGCGCTCGAGGAAGTACTCAGCGCCGACGTGGTCAGCTACGCCGACGGCGGAGGCATCCGCGGGGCCTCCAAGATCCCGGTCGTCGGCCGCCCCCACGTCAGCAAATACCTCGTCGCCTTCGCCCCGCGGTTCTGGCCCGGGACGGACATCCGCTGGGTCGAGAGCAACGGCAGCCCTGCCGTCCTCGTCTCCTCCCACGGAAACCCCGTCGTCCTGCTCTCCGTGGACGCCTCGGAACATGGCATCGAACGCATCATGTGGGTCATGAACCCCGACAAACTCGGCCCCTACGCGGCGTCTCTGGGCCAGTGA